A genomic region of Bradyrhizobium sp. ORS 278 contains the following coding sequences:
- a CDS encoding TetR/AcrR family transcriptional regulator has protein sequence MARTQAKVKRGDVARTVGLRGRVGRPPKALAGNIEERILDAAREVFLERGFDGTSIDEIAERAPASKPTIYARYAGKPALFAAIVERSIGELTALRSTYTPPAGTVQEKLAGLATAIVDRAMKESIGLLRVTIGEAYRFPDLSCQFHEVSRKRTTQVVAGLLADTIGSAAPKRPPSKTYEAAAEIFIDLIVLPLLMRALMGMKERTIRKEMPGFVRERVKIFLALHAKL, from the coding sequence ACGTGGTGACGTCGCGCGCACGGTCGGTCTGCGCGGCCGGGTCGGGCGGCCGCCAAAGGCCCTCGCCGGCAACATCGAGGAGCGGATCCTGGATGCGGCGCGCGAGGTGTTTCTCGAGCGCGGGTTCGACGGGACCAGCATCGATGAAATCGCCGAGCGGGCGCCGGCTTCCAAACCCACCATCTACGCGCGCTATGCCGGCAAGCCCGCCCTGTTCGCCGCCATCGTCGAACGTTCGATCGGCGAGCTGACGGCGCTGCGCTCGACCTACACGCCGCCGGCCGGGACGGTTCAGGAGAAGCTGGCCGGGCTTGCGACGGCGATCGTCGACCGAGCGATGAAGGAATCGATCGGCCTGCTGCGCGTCACGATCGGCGAGGCCTACCGCTTTCCTGATCTCAGCTGCCAATTCCACGAGGTCTCGCGCAAGCGTACCACCCAGGTGGTCGCGGGACTGCTCGCCGACACCATCGGCTCTGCCGCTCCGAAGCGCCCGCCTTCAAAGACGTATGAGGCCGCGGCGGAGATCTTCATCGACCTGATCGTGCTGCCGCTCCTGATGCGCGCGCTGATGGGCATGAAGGAGAGGACCATCCGCAAGGAGATGCCCGGCTTCGTGCGCGAGCGCGTCAAGATTTTTCTCGCGCTGCACGCCAAACTGTGA
- a CDS encoding PepSY domain-containing protein, protein MTRKVVFALMLSCWTAMSPGAVWATANEAPGSAAGTTTAPSTDPALSQETIDRELDRFRRSGVSLHQALRIAEKMHPGSRTADISFEGGLDVPVYKVRTLRSGQIWEFDIDCSTAKVLNSVLFSTVDRLNETDRNSLAALNGVTLKMSDAIRIAERSAAGRAISGGLINKDGKLAFIVVVVSGKDLKQVTLEPTSLRRR, encoded by the coding sequence ATGACACGCAAGGTCGTTTTCGCGCTGATGCTGTCGTGCTGGACGGCCATGTCACCGGGCGCCGTCTGGGCGACAGCCAATGAAGCGCCGGGCTCCGCAGCGGGCACGACCACCGCGCCCTCGACGGATCCGGCCCTCAGCCAGGAGACGATCGACCGCGAGCTCGACCGGTTCCGCCGCTCGGGAGTATCGCTGCACCAGGCGCTGCGGATCGCCGAGAAGATGCATCCGGGCTCGCGGACCGCCGACATCAGCTTCGAGGGCGGCCTCGATGTCCCCGTCTACAAAGTCCGCACGCTGCGGAGCGGCCAGATCTGGGAGTTCGACATCGATTGCTCGACCGCCAAGGTGCTGAACAGCGTGCTGTTCTCGACGGTGGACCGTCTGAACGAAACCGATCGCAACAGCCTGGCCGCGCTCAATGGGGTCACGCTCAAGATGTCCGATGCGATCCGGATCGCGGAGCGCTCGGCCGCCGGGCGGGCCATCAGTGGCGGTCTCATCAACAAGGACGGCAAGCTGGCCTTCATTGTCGTCGTGGTCAGCGGCAAGGACCTGAAGCAGGTCACGCTGGAGCCGACATCGCTGCGGCGACGCTGA